In Scatophagus argus isolate fScaArg1 chromosome 7, fScaArg1.pri, whole genome shotgun sequence, a genomic segment contains:
- the LOC124061586 gene encoding cholesteryl ester transfer protein, with translation MPRDVFSRLLLLLLFPSEFGASHACLQDPASAYRFTGIVCRLTYPAAVVLNQKTTKVIEAAFQHARYPSVKGEKSLLFVGKVKYGLDNLEIHNLSIGRSEFELHPGEGIGLEINNVSAVFRGTIQYGYGSWLVNLAHSLDFEIESQIDLGINPKLYCGKGKVAADTSDCYLKFHKLSLHLQGDKEPNWLKKLFTDFITFTVKMAVKGQICKEINKLANILADFIQDTAEHFLTDGDISVDIGITAAPVITANYIESYHKGLTNYNNTLAVISDSLFQPRDLTENRMLYFWLSDQVLNPLVTAAHQDGRFQLNISGAELTELFQTDFPTAMPEFIRKCLLESGSPELHIWSSSVPYLNTSTWGTTVWAMASGKLHCGSQGTPTLFFETAVVVDVTASYANKKVFLQGNPTEIFVKQAELPSQNAMLDETHQEFIREAVEKIGVPKALSVLETEITRLLNKQGVHLFDIFNPKVHPRDGFVVIEMDFGFPHHLLVEFLRKTLQ, from the exons atGCCTCGTGATGTTTTCAGTCGACTACTACTCCTTCTGCTGTTCCCATCTGAGTTTGGGGCATCCCACGCCTGCTTGCAGGACCCTGCTTCAGCCTACAGATTCACTGGGATTGTGTGTCGTCTCACCTACCCTGCAGCCgttgtgt TGAACCAGAAAACCACTAAAGTGATTGAGGCAGCGTTCCAACATGCCAGATACCCTAGTGTGAAGGGAGAGAAATCCCTGCTCTTTGTAGGCAAAGTCAAATATGGACTGGACAa TCTGGAGATTCACAACCTGTCCATTGGTCGGAGCGAGTTTGAACTGCATCCAGGTGAAGGCATCGGCTTGGAAATCAACAATGTGTCTGCAGTCTTCAGAGGGACTATCCAGTATGGATACGGCAGCTGGCT TGTCAACCTTGCACATTCACTTGACTTTGAAATTGAGTCCCAGATTGATCTTGGAATCAACCCCAAACTTT acTGTGGAAAAGGGAAGGTAGCAGCAGACACATCAGACTGTTATCTGAAGTTTCACAAGCTCAGTCTGCATCTGCAGGGTGACAAAGA ACCAAACTGGCTGAAAAAGCTCTTCACTGATTTCATCACCTTCACtgtaaaaatggctgtaaaGGGACAG ATTTGTAAGGAGATCAACAAGTTGGCAAACATACTGGCTGACTTCATACAAGACACAGCAG agcaTTTCCTCACTGACGGAGACATCAGTGTGGATATCGGTATAACTGCTGCCCCTGTCATCACTGCTAACTACATAGAATCTTAccacaag GGGCTGACCAACTACAACAACACTTTGGCTGTCATCAGTGACTCTCTTTTCCAGCCCAGGGACCTGACTGAAAACAGAATGCTCTACTTTTGGTTGTCAG ACCAGGTCTTAAACCCACTGGTTACAGCTGCCCACCAAGATGGCCGTTTCCAACTCAACATCTCAGGAGCAGAGCTCACT GAACTTTTCCAGACAGATTTCCCCACCGCAATGCCTGAATTTATTAGAAAA tgtctgCTGGAATCGGGCTCTCCAGAGCTACACATTTGGAGTTCATCTGTTCCCTACCTAAACACCTCCACATGGGGTACAACAGTCTGGGCGATGGCCTCTGGGAAGCTTCACTGTGGAAGTCAAGGCACACCAACGCTCTTTTTTGAAACG GCGGTGGTTGTGGATGTCACAGCTTCCTATGCTAACAAGAAAGTCTTCCTGCAGGGTAACCCAACAGA GATCTTTGTAAAGCAAGCTGAGCTGCCCTCACAAAATGCG ATGCTGGATGAGACACATCAGGAGTTTATAAGAGAGGCTGTGGAGAAGATAGGCGTTCCCAAAGCCCTGTCTG TGCTCGAGACTGAGATAACCAGGCTGCTGAACAAACAGGGAGTTCACTTATTTGACATCTTTAACCCGAAAGTGCATCCTCGAGAC GGCTTTGTGGTGATTGAGATGGATTTTGGTTTCCCTCATCACCTCCTGGTTGAGTTCCTCAGGAAGACACTACAGTGA
- the herpud1 gene encoding homocysteine-responsive endoplasmic reticulum-resident ubiquitin-like domain member 1 protein, translating into MDVGDTEQKTITLFIKTPNQAHENQTVEGVCLSWTVKDLKTHLSSVYPTRPAVSDQRLIYAGKLLPDHLHIKDLFRQTDSIPTLHLVCTFGNQLQGQLGARPKTTKTEQSCSSSSSSTVRTPSTPELRQRRQTSPPSAAAPAHPHIPLSPPGTPSWPSAAVPGAPQMNQPAFPTYSLYSPQQLLWLQHVYARQYYMQYHAALAAAGTIPSAPATTTGQYPPVPAHQVPVPAPAPLANQNPINNLPANQNPVQDGAFINPGEANQNMRLNAQGGPVMEDEEDVERDWLDWLYSAARFGVLLVIVYFNSSLSRFLLVMGALLFMYLHTAGWFAVRRRVQVQGPNNLQPPEVQHNQQNENRNQNPNPAGELADRQREEPAAAVGGLDGRGPMMAVLVPPHRVSVMWTAWVFFKSFFSSLIPEGPQAVAN; encoded by the exons ATGGATGTGGGAGACACTGAACAAAAGACGATTACTCTTTTCATAAAAACGCCCAACCAGGCTCACGAGAACCAAACCGTCGAAGGCGTGTGTCTGAGCTGGACTGTGAAGGACCTAAAAACGCATTTGTCTTCTGTTTACCCAACCAGACCG GCGGTGAGTGACCAGAGGCTTATCTATGCTGGTAAACTGCTACCCGACCATCTGCACATTAAAGATCTCTTCAGACAG ACTGACTCTATTCCCACACTCCACCTTGTGTGTACTTTTGGGAATCAACTCCAAGGACAACTGGGTGCTAGACCAAAG ACCACAAAGACAGAACAGTCATGTTCCAGTAGTTCCTCCTCCACAGTCCGGACTCCCAGCACACCAgagctgaggcagaggaggcagacatctccaccttcagctgctgctccagctcaCCCACACATTCCATTGTCTCCACCAGGAACTCCTTCATGGCCTTCTGCTGCAGT GCCTGGAGCACCACAGATGAACCAACCAGCCTTTCCCACCTACTCCCTGTACAGCCCTCAACAGTTACTGTGGCTGCAGCACGTCTACGCTAGACAGTATTACATGCAATA CCACGCAGCATTGGCAGCAGCAGGCACCATCCCCTCTGCACCAGCTACAACCACTGGCCAGTATCCACCTGTTCCCGCCCATCAAGTACCTGTCCCTGCCCCTGCCCCTTTAGCCAATCAGAACCCCATCAACAACTTGCCAGCAAATCAGAACCCAGTGCAGGATGGTGCTTTCATCAATCCCGGTGAGGCCAACCAGAACATGCGGCTGAACGCGCAGGGCGGGCCTGTAATGGAAGACGAGGAGGATGTGGAGCGCGATTGGCTGGACTGGTTGTACTCGGCTGCAAGATTCGGCGTTCTGCTCGTGATCGTGTACTTCAATTCCAGCCTGAGTCGCTTTCTGCTGGTGATGGGTGCCCTCCTCTTCATGTACCT acacacagctgGTTGGTTTGCCGTCAGAAGGCGAGTTCAGGTCCAAGGGCCCAACAATCTGCAGCCCCCTGAGGTCCAACACAACCAGCAGAACGAGAACAGGAACCAAAACCCAAATCCG GCTGGCGAGCttgctgacagacagagggaggaacctgcagctgcagtaGGTGGATTGGATGGACGAGGACCAATGATGGCAGTTTTAGTGCCTCCTCACAGGGTGTCAGTCATGTGGACGGCCTGGGTTTTCTtcaaatctttcttttcctccctcataCCCGAGGGTCCTCAGGCTGTGGCCAACTGA